One window of the Rhipicephalus microplus isolate Deutch F79 chromosome 2, USDA_Rmic, whole genome shotgun sequence genome contains the following:
- the LOC142786018 gene encoding uncharacterized protein LOC142786018: MLYNHDQAAQIIYACVALHNIALHAGDWTLDEYVVDMPPAEDEDGEPRGSHMLTLRNVLLRDGSSAALSRTFFEVHRNENPQPWPVPSCTTAAFSFAAATRRAAEAMRVVAFFISRSTCDE; this comes from the exons atgctctacaaccacGATCAGGCAGCGCAAATCATATATGCTTgcgttgctctccacaacattgcgttgcatgcaggcgactggaccttggacgagtatgttgtggacatgccaccagctgaggatgaagATGGGGAGCCAAGGGGGAGTCATATGCTCACActacgcaacgtgctgctcagagacggcagcagcgcagcgctgtctcggaccttttttgaagtacacaggaacg AAAACCCTCAGCCATGGCCCGTGCCCTCCTGCACCACTGCCGCCTTCTCCTTtgccgctgccacacgccgtgctgcagaagcgatgcgggtggttgcttttttcatctcccgcagcacctgcgatgaatAA